In Salarias fasciatus chromosome 20, fSalaFa1.1, whole genome shotgun sequence, a single window of DNA contains:
- the LOC115407967 gene encoding L-rhamnose-binding lectin SML-like gives MLCFRPCTALLLATACLFLSPAVSAERATSCDSGNSVHRLSCDIGVISVQESLYGREDRVTCSEGKHYYQLANTECSLAGTTELIRRRCDGKKVCELITASDIRILDPCPGILKYVDTNYTCLPALTHVACQQSLARLHCDQGQVIVVYGADYGRRDRTTCINGRPDSQLQNVSCSKPTNIVATRCNGKNTCDIRALNSVFGDPCPDIYKYLEVAYRCKYPSVTDS, from the exons ATGCTTTGTTTCAGACCCTGCACCGCACTGT tgCTTGCAACAGCTTGTCTGTTCTTGTCTCCAG CTGTTTCTGCAGAGAGAGCAACCTCCTGTGACAGTGGCAACTCTGTCCATCGCCTGAGCTGTG ACATTGGAGTGATCAGCGTGCAGGAGTCGCTGTATGGACGTGAAGACAGAGTGACGTGCAGTGAGGGCAAACATTATTACCAGCTCGCCAACACTGAGTGCTCTTTGGCAGGCACGACAGAACTTATCAGAAGGAG GTGTGATGGCAAGAAGGTGTGTGAGTTGATAACCGCAAGTGATATCCGCATCTTGGACCCCTGCCCAGGAATCTTGAAATACGTGGACACCAACTACACCTGCCTCCCAGCAC TAACTCATGTTGCGTGTCAGCAATCCCTGGCACGCTTGCACTGTG ACCAGGGCCAGGTTATCGTTGTCTACGGAGCAGACTACGGTCGTCGGGACAGGACCACCTGCATTAACGGAAGACCTGATTCCCAGTTGCAAAATGTGTCCTGCTCAAAACCCACAAACATCGTGGCAACCAG GTGTAATGGGAAAAACACCTGTGATATCAGAGCTCTCAACTCGGTGTTTGGAGACCCCTGCCCTGACATATACAAGTACCTGGAGGTGGCTTACCGCTGCAAGT ATCCTTCTGTCACTGATTCATAA